A DNA window from Rhizobium sp. NXC14 contains the following coding sequences:
- a CDS encoding helix-turn-helix domain-containing protein encodes MSLPRAKLVRNFPGCPLEATLSYLDGKWKGVILFHLMKGTLRFNELRRKLPAVTQRMLTKQLRELEGSGLVSRTVFPVVPPRVEYAMTPLGMTLKPVVDALAAWGDDYVFCNPEGRELRMSSGGLHTPAAPLQAG; translated from the coding sequence ATGTCGTTGCCGCGCGCCAAACTCGTCAGGAATTTTCCCGGTTGCCCTTTAGAGGCGACGCTGAGCTACCTCGACGGCAAATGGAAGGGTGTGATCCTCTTTCACCTCATGAAGGGCACGCTGCGCTTCAACGAACTGCGCCGCAAGCTACCGGCCGTGACCCAGCGGATGCTGACGAAGCAGTTGCGCGAACTCGAAGGGTCCGGTCTGGTGTCGCGTACCGTCTTCCCGGTGGTGCCGCCGCGTGTTGAGTACGCGATGACGCCGCTAGGCATGACGCTGAAGCCGGTCGTCGATGCGCTTGCCGCCTGGGGCGACGATTATGTCTTCTGCAACCCGGAAGGACGTGAGTTGCGCATGTCCTCAGGCGGGCTGCACACGCCGGCTGCGCCTCTCCAGGCGGGCTGA
- a CDS encoding MFS transporter: MSEIAINDSVGTQPADELPSATTVVLVQLALACGGFGIGTGEFAIMGLLPNVADTFSVTTPQAGYVISAYALGVVVGAPVIAVLAAKMARRTLLLLLMLVFALGNISSAVAPTFETFTVLRFITGLPHGAYFGVAALVAASMVPIHRRARAVGRVMLGLTVATLLGTPLTTLFGQSLDWQVAFLSVGVVGLLTVALIWVYVPKDRVSEEASFSRELGAFRRPQVWLTLGIAAVGYGGMFAMFSYIASTTTEVAMLPASAVPVMLVLFGIGMNAGNFIGSWLADKSLLGTIGGSLVYNIVVLTTFSLTAANPYMLGLSVFFVGCGFAAGPALQTRLMDVAADAQTLAAASNHSAFNIANAIGAWLGGLVIAWGYGFAATGYVGAALSFLGLFVFAASARLERRSRRVQPA, translated from the coding sequence ATGAGTGAGATCGCCATCAACGATTCCGTCGGTACCCAGCCTGCTGACGAGCTGCCGTCGGCAACGACCGTGGTTTTGGTTCAACTGGCGCTCGCTTGCGGCGGCTTCGGCATCGGCACCGGCGAATTCGCAATCATGGGGCTGCTGCCCAATGTGGCCGATACCTTCTCGGTGACGACGCCGCAGGCTGGATACGTCATCAGCGCCTATGCGCTCGGCGTCGTCGTCGGCGCGCCCGTCATCGCCGTGCTCGCCGCGAAGATGGCGCGCCGCACATTACTTTTGTTGCTGATGCTGGTCTTTGCCCTCGGCAATATCTCGAGCGCCGTGGCGCCGACCTTTGAGACGTTCACCGTCCTGCGCTTCATCACCGGCCTGCCGCATGGCGCATATTTCGGCGTCGCCGCACTTGTGGCCGCCTCAATGGTGCCGATTCATCGGCGGGCACGCGCTGTCGGACGCGTCATGCTCGGACTGACTGTCGCAACGCTCCTCGGCACGCCGCTGACGACGCTTTTCGGCCAATCGCTGGACTGGCAGGTTGCGTTCCTGTCGGTCGGGGTCGTCGGGCTGCTGACAGTGGCCTTGATCTGGGTCTATGTTCCGAAGGACAGGGTCTCCGAAGAAGCGAGTTTCTCACGTGAACTCGGCGCCTTCCGCCGACCACAGGTCTGGCTGACGCTCGGGATCGCCGCGGTCGGTTATGGCGGCATGTTCGCCATGTTCAGCTATATCGCCTCGACGACGACCGAGGTGGCGATGCTGCCGGCAAGCGCCGTTCCGGTCATGCTGGTGCTCTTCGGCATCGGCATGAATGCCGGCAATTTCATCGGCTCATGGCTCGCCGACAAGTCGCTGCTCGGCACGATCGGCGGATCGCTCGTTTACAATATCGTCGTGCTCACGACCTTTTCGCTGACCGCCGCCAACCCCTATATGCTTGGCCTCTCGGTCTTCTTCGTCGGCTGCGGTTTTGCCGCCGGCCCGGCGCTGCAGACGCGGCTGATGGATGTCGCCGCTGATGCGCAGACGCTGGCGGCCGCTTCCAACCATTCCGCCTTCAATATCGCCAATGCGATTGGCGCCTGGCTCGGCGGCCTCGTCATCGCCTGGGGTTACGGCTTTGCGGCCACGGGCTACGTCGGCGCAGCACTCTCCTTCCTTGGTCTCTTCGTCTTCGCAGCCTCAGCCCGCCTGGAGAGGCGCAGCCGGCGTGTGCAGCCCGCCTGA
- a CDS encoding diacylglycerol kinase family protein: MKLVGFFNRDGGTFKTTDMLAYEKRAEAAFRDAGHDFDAIVFSGNEIIPAMERAAKRDDIDGIVAGGGDGTISAAASIAWKNGIALGVVPAGTMNLFARSLRVPLDIWQALDVLASGEIDNVDIASANGRPFIHQFSAGLHARMVRYRNSYSYRSRLGKIRASTKAALGVIFNPPEFEVEFEAAGMRERRRVSAVSVSNNPFGENALLYADNLRSGELGFYTANPLKPLGVARLAFDMMRGKVRENADVMVMHPAEVRLHFPKLRSKANCVMDGELLPLERDVLIRLHPGELKVLVKQGLAAQIDADERREPAA; this comes from the coding sequence ATGAAGCTTGTAGGCTTTTTCAATCGCGACGGCGGTACCTTCAAGACCACCGATATGCTGGCCTACGAGAAGAGGGCGGAAGCAGCGTTCCGCGATGCGGGGCACGATTTCGACGCGATCGTTTTCTCCGGAAATGAAATCATTCCGGCCATGGAACGTGCGGCCAAGCGCGACGATATCGACGGCATCGTCGCCGGAGGCGGCGACGGGACGATTTCGGCGGCGGCATCGATCGCCTGGAAGAACGGTATCGCACTCGGCGTCGTCCCGGCCGGCACCATGAACCTCTTTGCCCGTTCGCTGCGCGTGCCGCTCGATATCTGGCAGGCTCTCGACGTGCTTGCATCAGGCGAGATCGACAATGTTGATATTGCCAGCGCCAACGGCCGCCCCTTCATTCATCAGTTTTCCGCCGGCTTGCATGCCCGCATGGTGCGCTATCGCAATTCCTATAGCTATCGCTCGCGGCTGGGCAAGATCAGGGCAAGCACGAAGGCGGCCCTCGGCGTTATCTTCAATCCGCCTGAATTCGAGGTCGAGTTCGAAGCGGCCGGCATGCGCGAGCGTCGCCGGGTTTCGGCAGTCTCGGTCTCCAACAACCCGTTTGGCGAAAATGCACTGCTGTATGCCGATAATCTGAGAAGCGGCGAACTCGGCTTCTATACGGCAAATCCGCTGAAACCGCTCGGTGTCGCCCGCCTCGCCTTCGATATGATGCGCGGCAAGGTCCGCGAGAACGCGGACGTCATGGTGATGCACCCGGCCGAGGTGCGCCTGCATTTCCCGAAGCTGCGCTCCAAGGCCAATTGCGTGATGGACGGGGAGCTGCTGCCGCTCGAACGCGACGTCTTGATCCGTCTGCATCCGGGCGAACTGAAGGTTCTCGTCAAGCAGGGTCTGGCGGCTCAGATCGATGCGGACGAACGCCGCGAACCCGCGGCGTAA